The following nucleotide sequence is from Micromonospora sp. WMMD1120.
TTGTTCATCACCGCACCGAGCGGGAACTTGTCGACCAGGGCGGCGAACACGCCCAAGATGAACACGCTGCCGCCTTTGCGGCAGTTGTAGATCGCCTCCCGGGCGGCGATCGGGCGGTCGGACTCGATGCGCAGCTGCTGCTTGACCTGGTCGTACCAGAATTGCGGACCGCTGCTGTGCGACTCCATTCCCACTGCCTCGATGCACACGTCGGGGCCTCGACCGCCACTGCGCTCCAGCAATTCACCACTGACGTCCTGCTGCTCGTAGTTCAGCGTCTCGACGCCGAGATGTGTCCGGGCCATCTGGAGCCGGTTGTCGAGTCGGTCGATCACGATCACCCGATCGGCACCAAGCAGCACGGAGGCCCGAGCCGCCATCTGCCCTACCGCGCCGGCACCCCAGACCGCCACGACATCGCCCGGTTTGACCCCGGCGAGGTCAGCGCCCATCCATCCCGTCGGCGCGGAGTCGGAGGCGAAGAGCGCGCGCTCGTCGCTCACCTCGTCAGGAACGGTGAAGGCGCCCTGGTCGGCGTAGGGGACGCGGATGTACTCGGCGTGGCTGCCGGCGAAGCCCCCGAGTGCGTGCGAGTAGCCGTAGCAGCCTCCAGGCGCGGCGCCCCAGATGTTCTCGGTGATCATCGGGTTCGTGTTCCCGTTGTCGCACAGCGAGAACTGTTGTTGCTGGCAGTACCAGCACTTGCCGCAGGAGACGAACGAGCAGACGACGACGCGGTCGCCGACCTTGTGGTTGCGGACCTGCGGACCGACCTCGACGATGTCGCCGAGGAACTCGTGCCCGAGGACATCGCCGCGCTCCATGAACGGGATGTACCCGCCGAGCAGGTGCAGGTCCGAACCGCAGGTCACGGTTCGACGGACCCGCACAATGGCGTCCTGCTCGTTGCGGATCTGCGGGTCGGGAACCTGCCGCACCGCGAGTTCGTTGGCTCCCTCCCAGACCAGCGCCTTCACTGTCGTCCCTCCCGCCGGCCCTGTCGGGTGGCCATTCGCAGTGGCTTGTTCAGCAGAGTCGGCTCGGTGGTGGGCGGATAGTCCGGGTGCAGGACCTCGCTGGTCTCGATCAGTTGCTTCGACTCTCGCAGGAACAAACAAGTCAGCAACCGGTACCGTCAGGGTCGCTCGTGGTGTGGCGCAACAGCTGCAGCCGGCCGGACCGGTTACGGCCTGGTGATGGACCCCTCAACCCGACATCGGAGATACGAGCCCGTTACCTGGCATCGCGGATCACGGCCATTCGTCGCTGGGCTCGCTCGGGTCTTGTAACGGCAGGTCGATGATGAGACGTGCAGCGTCCGCCGGCCGTGTTCGACAGCTCGGCGTCCTTCGCCAAAGCCGTCCCGCTCGAAGCATGGGCGCCGAGGCACGGGGTATCCGCCCCGGCATGGGTAGCCAACAGCGTAACAAGCATGACAGCGGCGGCGAGTCGGCGCGAGGCCGCCGGCACCCGGGCAGCGGCGCACGGGGTCGGCAGGGGGCCACGGTGGAGCACTCGCCGAACCAGCGGCACGAGCGCACCGCAACCGGGTCAGCCGGCACCGAGCGCGACCACAGCCGGTCGAAGGCGGCCCGGGAGGGGCGGGTAAACCGCCAAGGTACGGCCTGATCCTCGGTTACCCTCCTCCCCGCAGCGTTATTCGAAAGACACTCGAAACCGGAGCGCGCTGTCGCGCGTTGGCCCTCGCCATCCTCCAGACGATCACAGCCTTCCTCACACGGGCCACCCCGTAGCCCGCGGAGGGCCCTGATCCCGTCAGTCCGCAGCGCAGCAGGAGCAGCCGGGCTGGCATCCGCATCCGTCACCGGCGCCGCTGGTGACACCGGCGCGGGTGCCAGCGACCGGCTCGGCCAGGGGAACGATGCAGCAGGCATCACCGCGCCACGCCTCGCGGCCCTCCTTGACCGCCACGGCGGCGATGACGAACGCGGCGAGCGGGTCCGCCCACGACCAGCCGAAGAGGCTGTTCACCGCGAGGCCGACGAGCAGGACCGCGGACAGGTAGGTGCACAGCAGGGTCTGCTTGGAGTCGGCGACCGCCGAACGGGAGCCGAGTTCCCGGCCGGCACGGCGCTGCGCGTACGACAGCCCCGGCATGATCCCCAGGGACAGCGCGGCCAACGCCAGACCGACGGTGGAATGCTCGGCCTCGACGCCGCCGACCAGTGCGCGTACCGACTCGACGGTGACGTAGGCGGCGAGGGCGAAGAACGAGACCGCGATGACCCGCAGCGCGACCTTCTCCCGGGCCTGCGGGTCGGGGCCGGTGAACTGCCACGCCACGGCGGCCGCAGACGACACCTCGATGATCGAGTCCAGGCCGAAGCCGATCAGGGCGGTCGACGAGGCGATGGTGCCGGCGGTGATCGCCACGACCGCCTCGACGACGTTGTAGCCGATGGTGGCGGCGACCAGGAGGCGGACCCGGCGGGTGAGCATCTGCCGGCGAGCCGGCGACGGCACCACCGGCCCCGGGTCGACCAGGGGCAGGGACATCAGCAGCAGCCCTTTTCGCCGGCGGCCGGACACGCGGCCGGGTCGACGGCCAGGACGAGACCGAGCAGGTCGGCAAGGGCATGCGCCAACCGGGGGTCGGCCAACTCGTAACGAATCCGGCGGCCCTGCGGCACAGCGACCACAAGGCCGCAGCCACGCAGGCACGACAGGTGGTTGGACAGGTTCTGCCGGGTCGTGCCCAGCAGGTCCGCCAACTCCGCCGGGTAGCCGGGCCGCTCGCGCAGGGCCAGCAGCAGCCGCGCCCGGATCGGGTCGGACAGGGCGTGGCCGAAGCGAGCCAGCACCTGCCCGTGCGTCACCGTCTCCACCGGAGAAACAGTACACCGTTTGATGTACTAACGCGCCGGGTGCGACACTCAGGCCGAGTTCTCGGCGTGGCGCAGCACCTCCGTGATGAGTCTCCTGGT
It contains:
- a CDS encoding metalloregulator ArsR/SmtB family transcription factor — encoded protein: METVTHGQVLARFGHALSDPIRARLLLALRERPGYPAELADLLGTTRQNLSNHLSCLRGCGLVVAVPQGRRIRYELADPRLAHALADLLGLVLAVDPAACPAAGEKGCC
- a CDS encoding zinc-dependent alcohol dehydrogenase; protein product: MKALVWEGANELAVRQVPDPQIRNEQDAIVRVRRTVTCGSDLHLLGGYIPFMERGDVLGHEFLGDIVEVGPQVRNHKVGDRVVVCSFVSCGKCWYCQQQQFSLCDNGNTNPMITENIWGAAPGGCYGYSHALGGFAGSHAEYIRVPYADQGAFTVPDEVSDERALFASDSAPTGWMGADLAGVKPGDVVAVWGAGAVGQMAARASVLLGADRVIVIDRLDNRLQMARTHLGVETLNYEQQDVSGELLERSGGRGPDVCIEAVGMESHSSGPQFWYDQVKQQLRIESDRPIAAREAIYNCRKGGSVFILGVFAALVDKFPLGAVMNKGLTLRGAQQHGQRYIPMLLERMARDELVTEHLATHTMPLDEAPRGYEMFKQKLDGCVRAVFQPTNR
- a CDS encoding cation transporter; translation: MSLPLVDPGPVVPSPARRQMLTRRVRLLVAATIGYNVVEAVVAITAGTIASSTALIGFGLDSIIEVSSAAAVAWQFTGPDPQAREKVALRVIAVSFFALAAYVTVESVRALVGGVEAEHSTVGLALAALSLGIMPGLSYAQRRAGRELGSRSAVADSKQTLLCTYLSAVLLVGLAVNSLFGWSWADPLAAFVIAAVAVKEGREAWRGDACCIVPLAEPVAGTRAGVTSGAGDGCGCQPGCSCCAAD